A genomic segment from uncultured Desulfuromonas sp. encodes:
- a CDS encoding FAD-dependent oxidoreductase, protein MLTRKIIIIGGVAAGMKTACRLRRLDANAEITVIDRTQNISYGACPLPYYIEGLYDDLMEVRKTPVGVLRDETFFANVKGFSTRTRTEATAIDRENKTVTIRSLDNDTVETLTYDVLVMATGNTPILPPVPGHDLCGVLPLKTMEHAEQLDALAEKSQNAVVVGGGLIGLEVAEALTKRGIKVTLLEMKDQVMATALDFSSAALIHRELRKNGVNLRLSEPLLRIEGQERVEKVVTEQGEYPADMVVMAIGVRPVVDLASDAGIELGATGAIAVNDQMQTSDPSIYAVGDCVESIDQLTGKPVYVPLGSTANKHGRVAANVIAGQVDRFPGILGSLVVKVFDLNVARTGLSAEDARLNGYDSVSLIATSPDIAHLYPGNKPIIVKLIADRNSRKLLGAQIVGPGVVDKRLDVVATAVTMGATVDQLAQFDLCYAPPFANAMDALIQAANAMRNKLDGLADSMSPCEAVEHLNSNEPVMLLDVRSPAEYEEIRIPGATLIPLGALRKRLDEVPKDQLIIPFCKLSLRGFEAQIILQQAGFTNVRYMEGGILAWPYEFE, encoded by the coding sequence ATGCTTACTCGTAAGATTATCATCATCGGTGGTGTTGCAGCGGGCATGAAAACCGCCTGTCGCCTGCGCCGACTTGATGCCAATGCTGAAATCACCGTCATCGACCGTACCCAAAATATCTCCTACGGGGCCTGCCCTCTTCCCTATTATATTGAAGGTCTTTACGACGACCTGATGGAAGTCAGGAAAACACCCGTCGGCGTACTGCGTGATGAGACGTTCTTTGCCAACGTCAAAGGATTCTCCACACGGACACGAACAGAAGCCACCGCTATTGATCGTGAAAATAAAACCGTCACCATCCGCTCTCTGGATAACGACACTGTCGAAACCTTAACTTACGATGTTCTGGTTATGGCCACCGGCAACACACCGATTCTACCACCGGTTCCTGGGCATGACCTGTGTGGTGTTCTGCCCTTGAAAACCATGGAACATGCCGAGCAACTTGATGCCCTTGCAGAAAAATCCCAAAACGCTGTGGTCGTTGGTGGTGGTCTGATTGGTCTGGAAGTGGCCGAAGCCCTGACAAAACGGGGCATCAAAGTCACTCTGCTTGAAATGAAAGATCAGGTGATGGCGACGGCTCTCGACTTCAGTAGTGCCGCGCTGATTCACCGTGAACTGCGCAAAAACGGTGTCAACTTACGCCTTTCTGAACCTCTGCTTCGCATAGAGGGACAGGAGCGTGTAGAAAAAGTGGTCACCGAACAGGGAGAATATCCTGCCGATATGGTCGTAATGGCCATTGGTGTCCGCCCTGTTGTCGACCTTGCCAGCGACGCTGGAATTGAGTTAGGAGCTACCGGTGCCATCGCCGTCAATGACCAGATGCAAACCAGCGATCCGTCGATTTATGCCGTTGGTGACTGTGTTGAATCGATTGATCAACTGACCGGCAAACCCGTCTATGTGCCACTTGGATCAACCGCCAACAAGCATGGTCGTGTTGCAGCCAATGTCATTGCCGGGCAAGTGGATCGTTTCCCTGGCATCCTTGGCAGCCTGGTGGTCAAAGTTTTCGACCTCAATGTGGCTCGCACTGGCCTGAGTGCAGAAGATGCCCGTCTGAACGGCTACGACTCCGTCAGTCTAATTGCCACATCACCGGATATTGCCCACCTGTATCCCGGTAACAAACCGATCATTGTCAAACTGATTGCCGACCGGAACAGCCGCAAGCTTCTCGGCGCACAGATCGTCGGTCCGGGAGTTGTAGACAAGCGTTTGGATGTTGTCGCGACTGCTGTGACCATGGGGGCAACTGTTGATCAACTGGCTCAGTTTGACCTGTGCTATGCACCACCGTTCGCCAATGCCATGGATGCCCTGATTCAGGCGGCCAATGCCATGCGCAACAAACTGGATGGTCTGGCTGACAGCATGAGTCCTTGTGAAGCGGTTGAGCATCTGAACAGCAATGAGCCTGTGATGTTGCTGGATGTCCGATCTCCGGCAGAATATGAAGAGATTCGTATTCCCGGTGCCACCCTGATTCCGCTCGGCGCATTGCGTAAGCGCCTTGATGAAGTTCCAAAAGACCAGCTGATCATCCCCTTTTGCAAACTGAGTCTGCGTGGTTTTGAGGCACAAATTATTCTTCAGCAGGCCGGATTCACCAATGTTCGCTATATGGAAGGCGGCATTCTGGCCTGGCCTTACGAATTTGAATAA